From a region of the Streptomyces sp. Edi4 genome:
- a CDS encoding phage tail tape measure protein, producing the protein MVAWSLSVALTGNGDALARTLRQSATAARDLSRDLNAVRRNLTALGGGAGGLRTLTTGLRGAGTLLRDVRHDASGASRDLRSLGAAANRAATATRANTAATRDNTADLRSMQRQLQAATRDLTALARAARSADTRLGTVGSRGTHSLGQMDSAASRLRSRLAGLTGLLAGGALVFGLHDLVEQGNEYQKEMNQFGAVTGANAVQMQYAAAVAKQLGSDLTLPATTAKDAAEAMVDLAKAGFRADQAIIASRPALELSTGLHVKAADAAMYLGDVMDQFGLGANQAGKAADTLAATATGASGGIRDIWYAMKYAGPVANALGVSLQDTAAAVVGLGKSGIIGQTAGTTLRGALSNLAAPTKQMRQGLAALGIEAFDSTGKFKGLATVIDGLNRAQHRMTQQDYIEAVKKAFGKPGMSGMVALGHQGLEAFQAGLDTVSQYGKAAQIAAAQSKGLTGAMTQLKTQARTTGLEIYSSMAPGLEWLTRGLTSGLARATPYITAGINYAHDLATVYGPSLAEKANAGLGGLMDKARELIGPLRALGEHALADGLNLLINAGRSLMDVLGNVADGLAPIGHQLARLGGDGSSAASTLDIVVLVVNALASAVGWLSGVLVPVGQVVGTLVGAFGALPGPIQTALASILLWRRVGPMLSGLAGTVRGSVTGAFASFNAQMTGMRLLASASGTSLSRFGAAFAVLQARVPLLAAMATSFRTASTAGSGFTGTLNGMARAAGTGLAGAMRGLMGIMGGPWGIALLGITVGLGMLASYQQKAAQAAAEHQQRIADLTRALRDSGGVIDTNVRAAAAQTLLDYKLHDSKTRLVDVMEQSGTSMRTLTDAYLGQGSSLEALEKKYRDLAEANKAYVDQAGGKSSVLKYTDTGERYKRAADALKDMRGEMEQSVTDAKRLAEAQNPSGRALSAYDKLKLAVKDLADTSGDADRRTRGLKDALDLLGGGSVSVQAAQARLNEAILNAGEAVDEGIKKSGDYGKVLLGLNGTLNTTTRNGQQLFSSLNGISDAAASAALAAYDFAQKSDKTLPESLNAARTEMDKARDAAIKLLGQYGIVGDEAGLVADKMGLIPGRVSILLQTKGMGEALAELLAVQAEFARFPDKRTVKVDALGDDAKKELQDLHYAVELIPSTREYKITAPTLAARAELDALIAKMSAVPDKSVRVNALTADGIANLQNLQGRINATQGRTFTMTALTADARAALLGLGFTIQNTNGKTVEITIPTGTPTSAAASIQGAIDSVHGKTVSVRVNYSPYVNVGPPPPANPYLRTNANGNVYSAPGRVLAFADGGMRESHVAQIARGGEYRVWAERETQGESYIPHAPSKRPRSRRILEETVRRLGGDPASITWYANGGGTGTNFSYTPASLNTLSSVASSSQDKDGKFDLGVFAKKLHSSVGTAQRWRNELATVAARAGTDVAKALEAMGEDGVDLVHKMATGSRTYLNQMASDLRGLANTAKASLADYTRELTTANNTNADFQKNLIKLAGMGFGDLAAQLNQQGDAAAQDLAAQAVRDRGKASQANTQAKTAGAQLTSDETGEIVQIIGAVTSSKVGLHQVADTTTLAEDEIIRVLAKAGQQVKTALGDRGSKLLDDLSRAQRGLSYADGGIREGIYATSNGLVRFAEPSTGGEAYLPLGLSKRPQATNVLGDVASRFGYALVGRQDASAGRVQVIVIQQAAPLIGTQTIQIDRPGATEQQIAAAIGYQVRRAQRGGVRR; encoded by the coding sequence GAACGCCGTCCGCCGCAACCTCACCGCGCTCGGCGGCGGTGCCGGAGGCCTGCGCACCCTGACCACCGGCCTGCGCGGCGCCGGGACCCTGCTGCGCGACGTGCGCCATGACGCCTCGGGGGCGAGCCGCGATCTGCGCAGCCTGGGTGCCGCCGCCAACCGGGCAGCCACGGCCACCCGCGCCAACACGGCGGCGACCCGCGACAACACCGCCGACCTGCGGTCCATGCAGCGCCAGTTGCAGGCCGCGACCCGCGACCTGACGGCCCTGGCCCGGGCCGCCCGGTCCGCCGACACCCGCCTGGGAACGGTCGGCAGCCGCGGCACCCACTCCCTGGGCCAGATGGACTCCGCCGCCTCCCGCCTGCGCTCGCGGCTGGCGGGCCTGACCGGTCTGCTGGCCGGCGGCGCCCTGGTCTTCGGCCTGCACGATCTGGTCGAGCAAGGCAACGAATACCAGAAGGAGATGAACCAGTTCGGCGCCGTGACCGGCGCCAACGCGGTTCAGATGCAGTACGCGGCGGCCGTCGCCAAGCAGCTGGGATCCGACCTGACGCTGCCCGCGACCACGGCCAAGGACGCCGCCGAGGCCATGGTCGACTTGGCGAAAGCCGGCTTCAGGGCGGACCAGGCCATCATCGCCTCGCGCCCCGCCCTGGAGCTGTCGACCGGCCTCCACGTGAAGGCCGCCGACGCCGCGATGTACCTCGGTGACGTGATGGATCAGTTCGGCCTGGGCGCCAACCAGGCGGGCAAGGCCGCCGACACCCTCGCGGCGACAGCGACCGGAGCCAGCGGAGGAATTCGCGACATCTGGTACGCCATGAAGTACGCCGGGCCGGTCGCGAACGCGCTCGGAGTGTCCCTGCAGGACACCGCCGCGGCCGTCGTCGGGCTCGGCAAGAGCGGCATCATCGGCCAGACCGCAGGAACGACCCTGCGCGGTGCGCTGTCCAACCTCGCCGCCCCCACCAAGCAGATGCGCCAGGGCCTGGCGGCCCTCGGCATCGAGGCCTTCGACTCCACCGGGAAGTTCAAGGGCCTTGCCACGGTCATCGACGGGCTGAACCGGGCCCAGCACCGCATGACCCAGCAGGACTACATCGAAGCCGTGAAGAAGGCCTTCGGCAAGCCCGGCATGAGCGGCATGGTCGCTCTGGGACACCAGGGACTCGAGGCCTTCCAAGCCGGCCTGGACACGGTGAGCCAGTACGGCAAGGCCGCCCAGATCGCCGCGGCCCAGTCCAAGGGCCTGACCGGCGCGATGACCCAGCTCAAGACCCAGGCCAGGACCACGGGGCTGGAGATCTACAGCAGCATGGCCCCCGGCCTGGAATGGCTCACCCGAGGGCTGACCTCGGGGCTCGCCCGGGCCACCCCGTACATCACCGCCGGCATCAACTACGCCCACGACCTGGCCACGGTCTACGGCCCGAGCCTGGCCGAGAAGGCCAACGCGGGCCTGGGCGGCCTGATGGACAAGGCCCGCGAACTGATCGGCCCGCTGCGCGCGCTGGGAGAGCACGCGCTCGCCGACGGCCTCAACCTGCTGATCAACGCGGGCCGGTCGCTGATGGACGTCCTCGGCAACGTCGCGGACGGCCTGGCACCGATCGGTCACCAACTGGCCCGCCTCGGCGGCGACGGCAGCAGCGCTGCGTCCACGCTCGACATCGTCGTTCTCGTCGTCAACGCCCTGGCCAGCGCGGTGGGCTGGCTCTCCGGGGTCCTGGTGCCGGTCGGCCAGGTCGTCGGCACTCTCGTCGGAGCGTTCGGCGCCCTGCCCGGACCGATCCAGACCGCCCTGGCCTCCATCCTGCTGTGGCGGCGCGTCGGCCCGATGCTCTCCGGCCTGGCGGGCACCGTTCGTGGCAGCGTGACAGGCGCCTTCGCGTCGTTCAACGCGCAGATGACGGGCATGCGCCTTCTGGCCTCGGCCAGCGGAACGAGCCTGTCCCGGTTCGGCGCCGCCTTCGCCGTCCTACAGGCCCGCGTCCCGCTGCTCGCCGCGATGGCCACCTCCTTCCGCACCGCGAGCACGGCCGGCAGCGGCTTCACCGGCACCCTCAACGGCATGGCCCGCGCGGCCGGCACCGGACTGGCCGGAGCCATGCGCGGCCTGATGGGCATCATGGGCGGCCCCTGGGGCATCGCCCTGCTCGGCATCACCGTCGGCCTCGGGATGCTCGCCTCCTACCAGCAGAAGGCCGCCCAGGCCGCCGCCGAACACCAGCAGCGCATCGCCGATCTGACCCGGGCCCTGCGGGACTCTGGCGGCGTCATCGACACGAACGTGCGCGCCGCGGCTGCTCAGACCCTCCTCGATTACAAGCTCCACGACAGCAAGACCCGGCTGGTCGACGTCATGGAGCAGTCGGGTACGTCGATGCGGACGCTGACGGATGCCTACCTCGGCCAGGGCAGCAGCCTCGAGGCGCTGGAGAAGAAGTACCGCGATCTGGCCGAGGCCAACAAGGCCTACGTTGACCAGGCCGGCGGCAAGTCGAGCGTCCTGAAGTACACCGACACTGGCGAGCGGTACAAGCGGGCCGCCGACGCGCTCAAGGACATGCGCGGCGAGATGGAACAGAGCGTCACGGACGCCAAGCGGCTGGCCGAGGCGCAGAATCCTTCCGGCAGGGCGCTGTCGGCGTACGACAAGCTGAAGTTGGCGGTGAAGGACCTCGCGGACACCAGCGGGGACGCGGACCGCCGCACCCGCGGCCTGAAGGACGCACTCGACCTGCTCGGCGGCGGCTCGGTGTCCGTCCAGGCCGCGCAGGCGCGGCTCAATGAGGCGATCCTCAACGCAGGGGAGGCCGTCGACGAGGGAATCAAGAAGAGCGGCGACTACGGCAAGGTGCTGCTCGGGCTCAACGGCACGCTCAACACCACCACGCGCAACGGGCAGCAGCTCTTCAGCAGCCTCAACGGCATCTCCGATGCGGCGGCCAGCGCCGCCCTGGCCGCGTACGACTTCGCGCAGAAGTCGGACAAGACGCTGCCGGAGTCACTGAACGCAGCGCGTACGGAGATGGACAAGGCCCGCGATGCCGCGATCAAGCTGCTGGGGCAGTACGGCATCGTCGGCGACGAGGCCGGCCTGGTCGCGGACAAGATGGGTCTCATCCCGGGCCGGGTCAGCATCCTGCTGCAGACCAAGGGCATGGGCGAGGCCCTGGCCGAACTCCTCGCCGTGCAGGCCGAGTTCGCCCGGTTCCCGGACAAGCGCACCGTCAAGGTGGATGCGCTGGGCGACGACGCCAAGAAGGAGCTCCAGGACCTCCACTACGCCGTCGAGCTCATCCCGAGCACCCGCGAATACAAGATCACAGCGCCGACGCTGGCGGCCCGGGCCGAGCTGGACGCGCTGATCGCCAAGATGTCGGCTGTCCCGGACAAGTCCGTCCGAGTCAACGCCCTGACGGCCGACGGCATCGCCAACCTCCAGAACTTGCAGGGGCGGATCAATGCCACGCAGGGCCGCACCTTCACGATGACCGCGCTGACCGCCGACGCGCGGGCCGCGCTGCTGGGCCTCGGCTTCACCATCCAGAACACCAACGGCAAGACGGTCGAGATCACCATCCCCACCGGCACACCGACGTCGGCCGCCGCATCCATCCAGGGCGCCATCGACAGCGTCCACGGTAAGACCGTCTCCGTCCGGGTCAACTACTCCCCGTACGTCAACGTCGGCCCGCCGCCGCCCGCCAACCCCTACCTGCGCACCAACGCCAACGGCAACGTGTATTCGGCGCCGGGCCGGGTGCTGGCCTTCGCCGACGGCGGGATGCGCGAGAGCCACGTTGCCCAGATCGCCCGCGGCGGCGAGTACCGGGTCTGGGCGGAGCGGGAGACGCAGGGGGAGAGCTACATCCCCCACGCCCCATCCAAGCGCCCGCGTTCCCGGCGGATCCTGGAGGAGACCGTCCGGCGCCTGGGCGGTGACCCGGCCAGCATCACCTGGTACGCCAACGGCGGGGGCACCGGCACGAACTTCAGCTACACGCCGGCGTCACTCAACACGCTGTCCTCCGTCGCGTCCTCCTCCCAGGACAAGGACGGCAAGTTCGACCTGGGCGTCTTCGCCAAGAAGCTGCACTCCAGCGTGGGCACCGCACAGCGCTGGCGCAACGAGCTGGCAACCGTGGCCGCCCGGGCGGGCACCGACGTCGCCAAGGCCTTGGAGGCGATGGGGGAGGACGGCGTCGACCTGGTCCACAAGATGGCCACCGGCTCGCGCACCTACCTCAACCAGATGGCATCCGATCTGCGAGGCCTCGCCAACACGGCGAAGGCCTCGCTGGCCGACTACACGCGCGAGCTCACCACCGCCAACAACACCAACGCGGACTTCCAGAAGAACCTGATCAAGCTTGCGGGGATGGGCTTCGGTGACCTCGCCGCACAGCTCAACCAGCAGGGCGACGCCGCCGCCCAGGACCTGGCCGCACAGGCTGTACGCGACCGGGGCAAGGCCAGTCAGGCCAACACCCAGGCCAAGACCGCGGGCGCACAGCTCACCTCTGACGAGACCGGCGAAATCGTCCAGATCATCGGCGCCGTCACCTCCAGCAAGGTCGGCCTCCACCAGGTCGCCGACACCACCACACTCGCCGAGGACGAGATCATCCGTGTCCTCGCCAAGGCCGGCCAGCAGGTCAAAACGGCCTTGGGTGACCGCGGCTCGAAGCTCCTCGACGACCTCAGCCGTGCGCAGCGTGGCCTGTCGTATGCGGATGGCGGCATCCGGGAGGGCATCTACGCCACCAGCAACGGCCTGGTCCGTTTCGCCGAACCCAGCACCGGGGGAGAGGCATACCTGCCGCTCGGCCTGTCCAAGCGCCCGCAGGCCACCAACGTGCTCGGAGACGTCGCCAGCCGGTTCGGCTACGCCCTGGTGGGCCGTCAGGACGCCTCCGCCGGCCGGGTCCAGGTCATCGTCATCCAGCAGGCGGCCCCGCTGATCGGCACACAGACCATCCAGATCGACCGGCCCGGCGCCACCGAGCAGCAGATCGCCGCCGCGATCGGCTACCAGGTACGCCGCGCCCAGCGAGGCGGGGTACGCCGATGA